A single Candoia aspera isolate rCanAsp1 chromosome 9, rCanAsp1.hap2, whole genome shotgun sequence DNA region contains:
- the DKK4 gene encoding dickkopf-related protein 4 codes for MEATFLLGLTCLCSPLTALVLDFNTIRGSSEASSSRKSAQCLADRDCLPGKYCHKAPEEPPFCAPCQALRRRCQGSAMCCPGTVCRNEVCAQVERMPLAEERGEPADLSAKERPPRPAQAGRLRKEGAGPRPRSPAGTGEHCLRTSDCARGHCCARHFWAKICKPVLTEGAVCSGRGQKDGGAPGPEIFQRCGCAPGLACQRPLRDAPQRARLRVCRSN; via the exons ATGGAGGCCACCTTTCTCCTGGGGCTCACCTGCCTCTGCTCCCCCTTGACTGCTCTGGTTCTTGACTTCAACACCATCAGGGGCTCCTCCGAAGCGTCCAGCTCCAGGAAG AGCGCACAATGCTTGGCAGACAGAGACTGCCTGCCGGGGAAATACTGCCACAAGGCCCCCGAGGAGCCGCCCTTCTGCGCTCCTTGCCAGGCCCTACGAAGAAGGTGTCAGGGAAGTGCCATGTGCTGCCCAGGGACGGTCTGTAGGAACG AGGTGTGTGCCCAGGTGGAGCGGATGCCTCTGGCCGAGGAGCGGGGAGAGCCGGCCGACCTGAGTGCCAAGGAACGGCCGCCGCGCCCGGCCCAAGCGGGCCGCCTCCGGAAGGAGGGCGCCGGCCCGAGACCGCGCAGCCCAG CTGGCACAGGAGAGCACTGCCTCCGCACCTCCGACTGTGCCCGAGGCCACTGCTGTGCCCGCCACTTCTGGGCAAAGATCTGCAAGCCTGTTCTCACTGAAGGGGCGGTGTGTTCTGGGCGAGGGCAGAAGGATGGCGGGGCTCCGGGCCCTGAAATCTTCCAGCGCTGTGGTTGTGCACCAGGTCTGGCTTGTCAACGGCCCCTCAGGGATGCCCCCCAGAGAGCTCGCCTCCGTGTCTGCCGCAGCAACTAA